A genomic stretch from Streptomyces sp. QL37 includes:
- a CDS encoding ABC transporter ATP-binding protein: MTSTTADGTALADEDVPGREPGPAEGDGDAFDADSLPAPPGATRALLISLLGPLRARVVVASLLLLVQQAAVQAGPLLVAYAIDSGVPAFRDHDYGPLAAVGIGYAVCSVGAGLLQYAFIRAAARINQDVLLDLRGRIFRHAQALSVDFHERYTSGRLISRSTTDVESLRELLSEGLQELIGVVLSFVSISLMLLWLDLGIGAIAVASFAPLYLLVRAYRRRAAKAYSARSSAIAAVIVKFAETMNGIRPVQAFRRERANDEDFAVFNRRHERRNGDALLEMARYVVGSRLVANTAVAAMVLWGAYRVASDTLALGVLAAAVLYLRRLYDPIDRLAMFLNSYQSAAASLEKIAGLLAQTPSVPEPVAPKVLPALAGEHPGREVVFDGVRFAYRTGGEVLPRFDLTLPAGQTVAVVGSTGAGKSTLAKLLARFYDPTEGRVLLDGADLRDLATAELRRGVVMVTQEAFLFSGTIAENIAIGRPEATPEEIEHAAKAIGAHDFISSLPDGYDTDVRKRGGRISAGQRQLVAFARALLADPAVLILDEATSSLDIPGERAVQRAMDTVLHGRTAVVIAHRLSTVEIADRVLVMEQGRIVEDGSPSELIGGEGRFAGLHRAWRESLA; the protein is encoded by the coding sequence ATGACCAGTACGACTGCCGACGGCACCGCCCTCGCCGACGAGGACGTCCCCGGGAGGGAGCCCGGTCCGGCGGAGGGCGACGGGGACGCGTTCGACGCCGACTCCCTGCCGGCTCCCCCCGGTGCCACCCGGGCGCTGCTGATCTCCCTGCTCGGACCGCTGCGGGCCAGGGTGGTCGTGGCCTCCCTCCTGCTGCTCGTCCAGCAGGCCGCCGTGCAGGCGGGGCCCCTGCTCGTCGCGTACGCCATCGACAGCGGTGTGCCCGCGTTCCGGGACCACGACTACGGCCCGCTGGCCGCCGTCGGCATCGGGTACGCGGTGTGCTCGGTCGGTGCGGGACTGCTCCAGTACGCCTTCATCCGGGCGGCCGCGCGGATCAACCAGGACGTGCTGCTCGATCTCCGGGGGCGGATCTTCCGGCACGCGCAGGCGCTGAGTGTGGACTTCCACGAGCGCTACACCTCGGGCCGGCTGATCTCCCGCTCGACCACGGATGTGGAGTCCCTGCGGGAGCTGCTGAGCGAGGGCCTGCAGGAACTCATCGGGGTGGTCCTGTCGTTCGTGTCGATCTCCCTGATGCTGCTCTGGCTCGACCTCGGCATCGGCGCGATCGCCGTGGCGTCCTTCGCTCCGCTGTATCTGCTGGTGCGGGCCTACCGGCGGCGGGCGGCCAAGGCGTACTCGGCGCGTTCGTCGGCGATCGCCGCGGTCATCGTGAAGTTCGCCGAGACGATGAACGGGATCCGTCCGGTGCAGGCGTTCCGCAGGGAGCGTGCCAACGACGAGGACTTCGCGGTGTTCAACCGCCGCCACGAGCGGAGGAACGGCGACGCGCTGCTGGAGATGGCCCGCTACGTCGTGGGCTCCCGGCTCGTCGCCAACACGGCCGTGGCGGCGATGGTGCTCTGGGGCGCCTACCGGGTGGCGTCGGACACGCTGGCGCTCGGCGTGCTGGCCGCGGCGGTGCTCTACCTGCGGCGGCTGTACGACCCGATCGACCGGCTCGCGATGTTCCTCAACTCCTACCAGTCGGCGGCCGCCTCACTGGAGAAGATCGCCGGCCTGCTGGCGCAGACACCTTCGGTGCCCGAGCCCGTGGCCCCGAAGGTGCTGCCGGCCCTCGCCGGTGAGCACCCGGGCCGGGAGGTCGTGTTCGACGGGGTGCGGTTCGCCTACCGCACGGGTGGTGAGGTCCTGCCGCGCTTCGATCTGACTCTGCCCGCGGGCCAGACGGTGGCCGTGGTCGGCTCGACGGGCGCGGGCAAGTCGACGCTGGCCAAGCTGCTGGCGCGCTTCTACGACCCGACGGAGGGCCGGGTCCTCCTCGACGGCGCAGATCTGCGCGACCTGGCGACGGCCGAGCTGCGGCGGGGCGTGGTGATGGTGACCCAGGAGGCGTTCCTGTTCTCCGGGACGATCGCGGAGAACATCGCGATCGGCCGTCCGGAGGCGACCCCGGAGGAGATCGAGCACGCGGCGAAGGCCATCGGGGCGCACGACTTCATCAGCTCCCTGCCCGACGGGTACGACACGGACGTCCGCAAGCGGGGCGGCCGTATCTCCGCGGGCCAGCGTCAGCTGGTGGCCTTCGCCCGGGCGCTGCTCGCGGACCCGGCGGTGCTGATCCTCGACGAGGCCACGAGTTCGCTGGACATCCCCGGCGAGCGGGCGGTGCAGCGGGCGATGGACACGGTGCTGCACGGCCGCACGGCGGTGGTGATCGCGCACCGCCTGTCGACCGTGGAGATCGCGGACCGGGTCCTGGTGATGGAGCAGGGGCGGATCGTGGAGGACGGCTCGCCGTCCGAACTCATCGGGGGCGAGGGGAGGTTCGCGGGCCTGCACCGCGCCTGGCGGGAGAGCCTGGCCTGA
- a CDS encoding ABC transporter ATP-binding protein, whose protein sequence is MPEQPAEPTDRSAVRSLLRLWPYVRPVRARWISAALVAVLASCLALVIPLVLKWMVDGPVAERDPGGVWLGALWLLLLGIAEAGLFGLRRWLVARPLAGVEASMRADLYRHLQRLPVAFHDRWPSGQLLSRGTTDLMLLRMFLAFPLTFLLVNTTTILVGFVILFAQEWSLGLVLLAPALPLMVLCSLFETKYALVARRAQDQVGDLTTVVEESVLGIRIVKGFGRNRSQALAFRALAQRLRTTELGKARLLAGIWALITAIPELAIGAALVLGTIEVANGDLSAGTLVAFLSTALALRWPVESIGFLLAMSQESATAADRYFEVMDVAEEPESVAPGEAAGTSGRGMVFEGVEFRYPDAEPGSPPVLARIDLRIRPGETMALVGATGSGKTTLTALVPRLHEVTGGRILLDGEDIAAIERPRLRELVSVAFEEPTLFSATVGENVLMGAEGAGEQELRRALSVAQADFVHELPQGIDTQVGEQGLSLSGGQRQRLALARAVVGRPRFLVLDDPLSALDVHTETLVEAALRRVLEETTAVVVAHRPSTVMLADRVALLSEGRISAVGTHQELLRTNAEYAWLMSGDRTTGVLVPEEGSTR, encoded by the coding sequence ATGCCCGAACAACCTGCAGAGCCCACGGACCGGTCCGCCGTGCGCTCCCTCCTGCGCCTGTGGCCCTATGTCAGACCGGTGCGCGCGCGCTGGATCAGCGCGGCGCTCGTCGCGGTTCTCGCGTCCTGTCTCGCGCTGGTGATCCCCCTGGTCCTGAAGTGGATGGTGGACGGTCCCGTCGCTGAGCGCGATCCTGGCGGGGTATGGCTGGGGGCGCTCTGGCTGCTGCTGCTGGGGATCGCCGAGGCCGGTCTGTTCGGGCTCCGCCGGTGGCTCGTGGCCCGGCCGCTGGCCGGTGTCGAGGCGTCGATGCGTGCCGACCTCTACCGCCATCTCCAGCGGCTGCCGGTGGCGTTCCACGACCGCTGGCCCTCTGGGCAGCTGCTCTCGCGCGGGACGACGGATCTGATGCTGCTGCGGATGTTCCTGGCCTTCCCGCTGACGTTCCTTCTGGTCAACACCACGACGATTCTGGTCGGTTTCGTCATCCTGTTCGCCCAGGAGTGGTCGTTGGGGCTGGTGCTGCTCGCGCCCGCCCTCCCTCTGATGGTCCTGTGCTCGCTCTTCGAGACCAAGTACGCACTGGTGGCGCGCAGGGCCCAGGACCAGGTCGGCGATCTGACGACGGTCGTCGAGGAGAGCGTGCTGGGCATCCGTATCGTGAAGGGCTTCGGCCGCAACCGCAGCCAGGCGCTTGCCTTCCGGGCGCTGGCGCAGCGGCTGCGCACCACGGAGCTGGGCAAGGCCCGGCTGCTCGCGGGGATCTGGGCGCTCATCACGGCCATTCCGGAGCTGGCGATCGGTGCGGCGCTGGTGCTCGGCACGATCGAGGTCGCGAACGGCGATCTGTCCGCGGGCACGCTCGTCGCGTTCCTCTCGACCGCCCTGGCGCTGCGCTGGCCGGTCGAGTCGATCGGCTTCCTGCTGGCGATGAGCCAGGAGTCGGCGACGGCGGCCGACCGCTACTTCGAGGTCATGGACGTCGCGGAGGAGCCGGAGTCCGTGGCGCCCGGAGAGGCGGCCGGGACGTCCGGCCGGGGCATGGTCTTCGAGGGGGTGGAGTTCCGCTACCCCGACGCCGAGCCCGGTTCGCCACCGGTCCTGGCCCGCATCGACCTCCGGATCAGGCCCGGTGAGACGATGGCGCTGGTGGGCGCAACGGGCTCCGGGAAGACGACGCTGACGGCGCTCGTCCCCCGGCTGCACGAGGTCACCGGAGGCCGCATCCTGCTGGACGGCGAGGACATCGCGGCCATCGAGCGGCCCCGGCTGCGCGAGCTGGTGTCGGTGGCCTTCGAGGAACCCACTCTCTTCTCGGCGACCGTCGGGGAGAACGTGCTGATGGGTGCGGAGGGCGCGGGCGAACAGGAGCTGCGCCGGGCCCTTTCGGTCGCGCAGGCCGACTTCGTGCACGAGCTGCCGCAGGGCATCGACACCCAGGTCGGCGAGCAGGGGCTGAGTCTCTCCGGCGGCCAGCGGCAGCGTCTCGCGCTGGCCCGCGCCGTGGTCGGCCGGCCGCGCTTCCTGGTGCTCGACGACCCGCTCTCCGCCCTGGACGTGCACACGGAGACGCTGGTGGAAGCCGCGCTGCGGCGGGTCCTGGAGGAGACGACGGCCGTGGTCGTCGCCCACCGGCCGTCCACGGTGATGCTGGCGGACCGGGTGGCCCTGCTGTCCGAGGGCCGGATCAGCGCCGTGGGCACCCATCAGGAGCTCCTGCGCACCAACGCCGAGTACGCCTGGCTGATGTCCGGCGACCGGACCACAGGTGTTCTCGTCCCCGAGGAGGGCAGCACCCGATGA
- a CDS encoding SpoIIE family protein phosphatase, whose protein sequence is MRWLNTASTRIGTTLDLERTAQELAWFSVPRLADGAAVDLLESVLRGEEGERVTGAAVPVTRAMAVRAIDELDGLEPAPVGEVVDRRERRETLLTTECLRNGRPVLVSRMTLEDYERVAPTASAAVAMRRQGVHSYMAVPLIARGVLLGSADFVRAGDSPPFSRVDLDLAGQLASMAAVFMDNARLYGRERQHVVSLQRSLLPRATPNTPGLRVHAHYAPAVDAHGVGGDWYDVVALPSGRTALVVGDVTGHGLPAAATMGRLRTVARTLMMLDIAPDRLLARLDLATRDLEDDQVATCLCAVYDPADSSYTIASAGHPPPLLVEADGTARYPDMPVGAPLGAGVIPYDPLRLRGPAGGRLVFYTDGLIKTRTDDVDVQLEGLRASVAAMAPEQLDAGGPLTSPRQDDGRFDEAVLLVAGGHELSPDVRVREWDLPGEGNPASTARKLVTEQLARWDLDELADVTELVVSELVGNALRYGGGPGRLRLLRDERLHVELADTGPDLPQIQHADLSDEGGRGLQLINLLCRSWGSCRTATGKIVWAEQNIPGRGANPPH, encoded by the coding sequence ATGCGCTGGCTCAACACGGCGAGCACCCGGATCGGCACGACGCTCGACCTGGAGCGGACGGCCCAGGAGCTGGCCTGGTTCAGCGTCCCGCGGCTGGCCGACGGGGCCGCGGTCGATCTGCTGGAGTCAGTGCTGCGCGGCGAGGAGGGCGAGCGCGTCACCGGCGCCGCGGTGCCCGTCACCCGTGCCATGGCGGTGCGTGCCATCGACGAGCTGGACGGGCTCGAACCCGCCCCGGTGGGCGAGGTCGTCGACCGCCGGGAGCGCCGGGAGACGCTGCTGACCACCGAGTGCCTGCGCAACGGCCGGCCCGTGCTGGTCAGCCGGATGACCCTGGAGGACTACGAGCGCGTCGCGCCGACCGCGAGCGCGGCGGTCGCGATGCGCCGGCAGGGCGTCCACAGCTACATGGCCGTGCCGCTGATCGCCCGTGGTGTCCTGCTGGGCTCCGCCGACTTCGTACGCGCCGGTGACAGCCCGCCGTTCAGCCGCGTGGACCTGGATCTGGCGGGTCAGCTGGCCTCCATGGCGGCCGTGTTCATGGACAACGCGCGGCTCTACGGACGCGAGCGCCAGCACGTCGTCTCGCTCCAGCGCTCCCTGCTTCCGCGTGCCACACCGAACACCCCCGGACTGCGGGTGCACGCCCACTACGCGCCGGCCGTGGACGCGCACGGGGTGGGCGGTGACTGGTACGACGTGGTCGCGCTCCCCAGCGGGCGAACGGCGCTGGTCGTCGGCGACGTCACCGGGCACGGTCTGCCCGCCGCCGCCACGATGGGCCGGCTGCGGACCGTCGCCCGTACGCTCATGATGCTGGACATCGCCCCGGACCGGCTGCTCGCCCGGCTCGACCTGGCCACCCGCGACCTGGAGGACGACCAGGTCGCCACGTGTCTGTGCGCGGTCTACGACCCGGCGGACTCCAGCTACACGATCGCGAGCGCGGGCCATCCGCCGCCGTTGCTGGTGGAAGCGGACGGGACCGCCCGCTATCCCGACATGCCGGTAGGAGCGCCGCTGGGCGCCGGGGTCATCCCGTACGACCCGCTGAGACTGCGCGGCCCGGCCGGCGGCCGGCTCGTGTTCTACACCGACGGGCTGATCAAGACACGCACCGACGACGTGGACGTGCAACTGGAGGGGCTGCGGGCCTCCGTGGCGGCGATGGCGCCCGAACAGCTCGACGCGGGGGGCCCGCTCACCTCGCCGCGGCAGGACGACGGCCGGTTCGACGAGGCGGTGCTGCTGGTCGCGGGGGGCCATGAGCTCTCCCCCGACGTGCGGGTGCGGGAGTGGGACCTGCCCGGTGAGGGCAACCCCGCCTCCACCGCCCGCAAGCTGGTCACCGAGCAGCTCGCGCGGTGGGACCTGGACGAACTCGCCGACGTGACGGAGCTGGTGGTCAGTGAACTGGTCGGCAACGCCCTGCGCTACGGCGGCGGACCCGGCCGGCTCAGGCTGCTCCGCGACGAGCGGCTCCATGTGGAGCTGGCCGACACCGGGCCCGACCTGCCGCAGATCCAGCACGCCGACCTGAGCGACGAGGGCGGCAGGGGGCTCCAGCTCATCAACCTGCTGTGCCGCAGCTGGGGTTCGTGCCGTACGGCGACCGGCAAGATCGTCTGGGCCGAGCAGAACATCCCCGGCCGGGGCGCGAACCCCCCGCACTGA
- the glgP gene encoding alpha-glucan family phosphorylase — MKAIRRFTVRPVLPEPLRPLSDLARNLRWSWHTETQQLFQAADPEGWRPADADPVRLLGAVSAARLTELAGDQHFMRRLTEVSEDLREYLGGPRWYQDQLSQSAELPAAIAYFSPEFGVTAALPQYSGGLGILAGDHLKAASDLGVPLIGVGLLYRHGYFRQSLSRDGWQQEHYPVLDPNELPLTLLREADGSPSRVVLALPGGRSLYASVWQAQVGRVPLLLLDSDVEENAPGERDVTDRLYGGGSDHRLLQEMLLGIGGVRAVRTYCRLTGHAAPEVFHTNEGHAGFLGLERIRELSETGLDFDAALEVVRAGTVFTTHTPVPAGIDRFERQLVARHFGDDGELPGVGVERILRLGSETYPGGEPDLFNMAVMGLRLAQRANGVSTLHGAVSREMFSGLWPGFDPSEVPITSVTNGVHAPTWVAPEVLRLGADTFGSERAENALAGAEVGLAAGADGGTAGTPRRWDAVTAVPDREIWDLRRGLREQLVTEVRKRLYASWRRRGAGTAELGWIDGVLDPDVLTIGFARRVPSYKRLTLMLHDRDRLRELLLHPTHPIQIVVAGKAHPADDGGKRLVQELVRFSDDPRVRHRIVFLPDYGMGMAQKLYPGCDVWLNNPLRPLEACGTSGMKAALNGCLNLSVRDGWWDEWFEPDFGWAIPTADGSATDEERRDELEANALYALIEDRVAPRFYDRDADDLPQRWIEMVRRTLVTLGPKVLAGRMVREYVERLYAPAARSRRALEPTAARELAAWKTRVRAAWPQVAVDHVEASADTVVGGSAELGSTLALRVRVALGGLDPEDVEVQVVAGRVDSGDAIADAQTYPLKPAGGHDLEDRWLYEGPLALDRTGPYGYTVRVLPSHRLLASGAELGLVAVPNASTGDSGGVLLR; from the coding sequence GTGAAGGCCATTCGTCGATTCACCGTGCGTCCCGTCCTCCCCGAACCCCTGCGACCGCTCAGCGACCTGGCGCGCAACCTGCGCTGGTCCTGGCACACCGAGACCCAACAGCTCTTCCAGGCGGCCGACCCGGAGGGCTGGCGGCCCGCGGACGCCGACCCCGTGCGTCTGCTCGGTGCCGTCTCCGCGGCACGCCTCACCGAGCTGGCCGGGGACCAGCACTTCATGCGCCGGCTCACCGAGGTGTCCGAGGACCTCCGGGAGTACCTCGGCGGCCCGAGGTGGTATCAGGACCAGCTCTCCCAGAGCGCGGAGCTCCCCGCGGCCATCGCCTACTTCTCACCCGAATTCGGCGTCACCGCCGCCCTGCCCCAGTACTCGGGCGGGCTCGGCATCCTGGCCGGCGACCATCTCAAGGCCGCCAGCGACCTCGGCGTACCGCTCATCGGGGTGGGCCTGCTCTACCGGCACGGCTACTTCCGCCAGAGCCTGTCCCGGGACGGCTGGCAGCAGGAGCACTATCCCGTCCTGGACCCCAACGAGCTGCCGCTCACCCTCCTGCGGGAGGCCGACGGCTCCCCCAGCCGGGTGGTGCTCGCCCTGCCGGGCGGCCGGTCCCTGTACGCCTCGGTCTGGCAGGCCCAGGTCGGGCGTGTCCCCCTGCTGCTCCTCGACTCCGACGTCGAGGAGAACGCGCCGGGCGAGCGGGACGTCACCGACCGGCTCTACGGCGGTGGCAGCGACCACCGGCTGCTTCAGGAGATGCTGCTCGGCATCGGCGGTGTGCGCGCCGTGCGCACCTACTGCCGGCTGACCGGGCACGCGGCCCCCGAGGTGTTCCACACCAACGAGGGGCACGCCGGATTCCTCGGCCTGGAGCGGATCCGGGAGCTCTCCGAGACCGGTCTGGACTTCGACGCCGCCCTGGAGGTCGTACGGGCCGGCACGGTCTTCACCACGCACACCCCGGTACCCGCCGGGATAGACCGCTTCGAACGGCAGCTCGTGGCACGTCACTTCGGTGACGACGGCGAGCTGCCCGGGGTCGGTGTGGAGCGGATCCTGCGCCTCGGGTCGGAGACCTACCCGGGTGGTGAGCCCGACCTCTTCAACATGGCGGTGATGGGGCTGCGGCTCGCCCAGCGCGCCAACGGGGTCTCCACCCTGCACGGAGCCGTCAGCCGGGAGATGTTCTCCGGGCTGTGGCCGGGATTCGACCCCTCCGAGGTGCCGATCACCTCGGTGACCAACGGGGTGCACGCCCCGACCTGGGTCGCGCCCGAGGTTCTCCGGCTCGGCGCCGACACCTTCGGCTCCGAACGCGCGGAGAACGCCCTCGCCGGGGCCGAGGTCGGCCTGGCGGCCGGCGCCGACGGCGGCACGGCGGGCACCCCCAGACGGTGGGACGCCGTGACCGCGGTCCCCGACCGGGAGATCTGGGACCTTCGCCGGGGGCTGCGCGAGCAGCTCGTCACCGAGGTGCGCAAGCGCCTCTACGCCTCCTGGCGCCGTCGCGGCGCCGGCACCGCCGAACTGGGCTGGATCGACGGTGTGCTCGACCCGGACGTGCTGACCATCGGCTTCGCCCGCCGGGTGCCCTCGTACAAGCGGCTGACGCTGATGCTGCACGACCGCGACCGCCTGCGTGAGCTGCTGCTCCACCCGACGCACCCGATCCAGATCGTCGTCGCCGGCAAGGCCCACCCCGCCGACGACGGCGGCAAGAGGCTCGTCCAGGAGCTCGTGCGCTTCTCGGACGACCCACGGGTGCGCCACCGCATCGTCTTCCTGCCCGACTACGGCATGGGCATGGCCCAGAAGCTCTACCCGGGCTGCGACGTCTGGCTCAACAACCCGCTGCGCCCCCTGGAGGCCTGCGGTACCAGCGGCATGAAGGCGGCGCTCAACGGCTGCCTCAACCTCTCCGTGCGCGACGGCTGGTGGGACGAGTGGTTCGAGCCCGACTTCGGCTGGGCGATCCCCACCGCCGACGGTTCGGCCACCGACGAGGAACGGCGCGACGAGCTGGAGGCCAACGCCCTCTACGCGCTGATCGAGGACCGGGTCGCCCCCCGCTTCTACGACCGCGACGCCGACGACCTGCCCCAGCGGTGGATCGAGATGGTCCGCCGCACCCTGGTCACCCTGGGCCCCAAGGTCCTCGCGGGCCGCATGGTGCGTGAGTACGTCGAAAGGCTCTACGCCCCCGCGGCGCGGTCGCGCCGGGCGCTGGAGCCGACGGCCGCCCGCGAGCTCGCCGCCTGGAAGACCAGGGTCCGCGCGGCCTGGCCGCAGGTGGCGGTCGACCATGTGGAGGCCTCCGCCGACACGGTCGTCGGCGGCTCCGCCGAACTGGGGTCCACCCTGGCGCTCCGGGTCCGCGTCGCTCTGGGCGGCCTCGACCCGGAGGACGTGGAGGTGCAGGTGGTCGCCGGGCGGGTCGACTCCGGGGACGCGATCGCGGATGCCCAGACGTACCCGCTGAAGCCGGCGGGCGGTCACGACCTGGAGGACCGCTGGCTGTACGAGGGCCCGCTCGCCCTCGACCGTACGGGCCCCTACGGCTACACCGTGCGCGTCCTGCCCTCGCACCGGCTGCTCGCCTCGGGTGCGGAGCTGGGCCTGGTCGCGGTGCCGAACGCGTCCACGGGCGACAGCGGCGGGGTGCTCCTGCGCTGA
- a CDS encoding ABC transporter ATP-binding protein: MAIIEVHGVHKAYGGRPAVDGVSFTVDEGEIFGILGPNGAGKTTTVECVEGLRVPDSGTVRVAGLDPAVNRKEVTQLLGAQLQESELQPKLTVREALELYSAFYPRPADRRALAARLGLDSHLDQRFAKLSGGQKQRLFIALALIGNPRVVVLDELTTGLDPRARRDTWRLIEEIRDSGVTVLLVTHFMEEAQRLCDRVAVIDKGRVVALDTPGGLVGGTAGSTAISFTPSEPVAYAELKALPGVVSVDVTGPGGRVVIHGTDDTANAVITLLARHRVTARQLRVTEAGLDDVFLDLTERAS; encoded by the coding sequence ATGGCAATCATCGAAGTACACGGGGTGCACAAGGCCTACGGCGGCCGCCCCGCGGTCGACGGGGTGAGCTTCACCGTCGACGAGGGGGAGATCTTCGGGATCCTCGGCCCCAACGGAGCCGGCAAGACCACCACCGTGGAATGCGTCGAGGGACTGCGGGTCCCCGACTCCGGAACCGTCCGGGTCGCCGGACTCGACCCGGCCGTGAACCGCAAGGAGGTCACCCAGCTGCTGGGCGCCCAGCTCCAGGAGAGCGAGCTCCAGCCCAAGCTGACCGTGCGCGAGGCGCTGGAGCTCTACAGCGCCTTCTACCCCCGCCCCGCCGACCGGCGGGCGCTCGCCGCGCGACTCGGTCTCGACAGCCACCTCGACCAGCGTTTCGCCAAGCTGTCCGGCGGTCAGAAGCAGCGCCTGTTCATCGCCCTCGCCCTCATCGGGAACCCGCGCGTGGTCGTGCTGGACGAACTGACCACCGGTCTCGACCCCCGGGCCCGCCGGGACACCTGGCGGCTCATCGAGGAGATCCGGGACAGCGGGGTGACCGTCCTGCTGGTCACCCACTTCATGGAGGAGGCCCAGCGGCTCTGCGACCGGGTCGCGGTGATCGACAAGGGCCGCGTCGTGGCGCTCGACACCCCCGGCGGACTGGTCGGCGGAACGGCCGGATCGACCGCCATCTCCTTCACCCCCTCGGAGCCGGTCGCGTACGCCGAACTGAAGGCGCTGCCGGGCGTCGTCTCCGTCGACGTGACCGGTCCCGGCGGCCGGGTGGTGATCCACGGCACGGACGACACCGCCAACGCCGTGATCACGCTCCTGGCCCGCCACCGCGTCACGGCCCGTCAGCTGCGCGTCACCGAGGCGGGCCTGGACGACGTATTCCTCGACCTCACGGAACGGGCCTCATGA
- a CDS encoding M4 family metallopeptidase has protein sequence MRPTPSRRATATGALIAAAALLAVGMQGGAATAAPEGASAAPAAAVKGADPGALPAKLSPAQRAELLREANSTKAATAEELGLGATEKLVVRDVVKDVDGTTHTRYERTLDGLPVLGGDLVVAESKSGTTEGVTKASRATGAQLKAVGTTADVAPATAEKQALTAARADGSKSTEASKAPRKVVWAASGTPQLAYETVVGGLQHDGTPNELHVITDATSGAKLFEWQAIENGTGNTQYSGQVTLGTSGSGSSYNLTDSARGNHKTYNLNRGTSGTGTLFSGTDDVWGNGNPSNTETAAADAHYGAAETWDFYKNVMGRSGIRGDGVGAYSRVHYGNNYVNAFWSDGCFCMTYGDGSGNLAPLTSLDVAAHEMTHGVTSNTAGLNYSGESGGLNEATSDIFAAGVEFYSDTATDPGDYLVGEKIDINGDGTPLRYMDKPSQDGASKDYWYSGLGSVDVHYSSGPANHFFYLLSEGSGAKTVNGVSYNSPTSDGLPVTGIGRDKALQIWFKALTTKFTSTTNYAGARTGTLAVAGELYGTTSAEYTAVANAWAGIAVGSRPGGGTDPDPGGTVFQNTTVKAIADRSTANFPVVVSGVTGNAPSDLSVAVNISHTYRGDLVLDLVAPDGTAYRLKNSSSSDSADNVVATYTVNASSETANGTWNLRVQDVYSGDTGTFNSVKLTF, from the coding sequence GTGAGACCCACGCCCAGCCGTCGTGCCACCGCGACCGGCGCTCTGATCGCAGCAGCCGCCCTCCTCGCCGTCGGAATGCAGGGCGGTGCCGCAACGGCCGCCCCCGAAGGCGCAAGCGCCGCCCCCGCAGCCGCGGTGAAGGGCGCCGACCCCGGCGCCCTCCCCGCGAAGCTCTCCCCCGCCCAGCGCGCCGAGCTGCTCCGCGAGGCGAACTCCACCAAGGCTGCCACCGCCGAAGAACTCGGTCTCGGCGCCACGGAGAAGCTCGTCGTCCGCGATGTCGTCAAGGACGTCGACGGCACCACGCACACCCGCTACGAGCGCACGCTCGACGGTCTCCCCGTCCTCGGCGGCGACCTGGTCGTGGCGGAGTCGAAGTCCGGCACGACCGAGGGCGTCACCAAGGCGTCCAGGGCGACCGGCGCGCAGCTGAAGGCGGTCGGCACCACCGCGGACGTGGCACCGGCCACCGCCGAGAAGCAGGCGCTCACCGCGGCCCGGGCCGACGGCTCGAAGAGCACCGAGGCGAGCAAGGCACCGCGCAAGGTCGTCTGGGCGGCGAGCGGCACCCCGCAGCTCGCCTACGAGACCGTGGTCGGCGGCCTCCAGCACGACGGCACCCCGAACGAGCTGCACGTCATCACGGACGCCACCTCGGGCGCCAAGCTCTTCGAGTGGCAGGCCATCGAGAACGGCACGGGCAACACGCAGTACAGCGGCCAGGTGACGCTGGGGACCTCGGGCTCCGGGAGCTCGTACAACCTCACCGACTCCGCGCGCGGCAATCACAAGACGTACAACCTGAACCGCGGTACGTCCGGCACCGGGACCCTCTTCTCCGGCACCGACGACGTCTGGGGCAACGGCAATCCGTCGAACACCGAGACGGCCGCCGCCGACGCGCACTACGGCGCCGCGGAGACGTGGGACTTCTACAAGAACGTCATGGGGCGCAGCGGCATCAGGGGCGACGGTGTCGGCGCGTACTCCCGTGTCCACTACGGCAACAACTACGTCAACGCCTTCTGGTCGGACGGCTGCTTCTGCATGACGTACGGCGACGGCAGCGGCAACCTCGCACCCCTGACCTCACTGGACGTGGCGGCCCACGAGATGACGCACGGCGTCACCTCCAACACCGCCGGTCTCAACTACAGCGGTGAGTCGGGCGGTCTCAACGAGGCCACCTCGGACATCTTCGCGGCCGGCGTGGAGTTCTACTCCGACACGGCCACGGACCCGGGCGACTACCTCGTCGGCGAGAAGATCGACATCAACGGCGATGGCACGCCGCTCCGTTACATGGACAAGCCGAGCCAGGACGGCGCGTCCAAGGACTACTGGTACTCGGGCCTCGGCTCGGTCGACGTCCACTACTCCTCGGGGCCGGCGAACCACTTCTTCTACCTGCTCTCCGAGGGCAGCGGCGCCAAGACCGTCAACGGGGTCTCCTACAACTCCCCGACGTCCGACGGGCTTCCGGTGACCGGCATCGGCCGGGACAAGGCGCTGCAGATCTGGTTCAAGGCGCTCACCACGAAGTTCACCTCAACCACGAACTACGCGGGGGCCCGCACCGGCACCCTCGCCGTGGCCGGTGAGCTGTACGGCACGACGAGCGCCGAGTACACCGCGGTCGCCAACGCCTGGGCCGGCATAGCCGTCGGCTCCCGTCCCGGCGGCGGCACCGACCCCGACCCGGGCGGCACGGTCTTCCAGAACACGACCGTCAAGGCGATCGCCGACCGGAGCACCGCCAACTTCCCGGTCGTCGTCAGCGGTGTCACCGGCAACGCGCCCAGTGACCTGTCGGTGGCGGTGAACATCAGCCACACCTACCGCGGTGACCTCGTTCTCGACCTGGTCGCCCCGGACGGGACGGCGTACCGCCTGAAGAACTCCTCGTCGAGCGACTCCGCGGACAACGTGGTGGCGACCTACACGGTCAACGCCTCGTCCGAGACGGCCAACGGCACGTGGAACCTCAGGGTCCAGGACGTCTACTCGGGCGACACCGGCACCTTCAACAGCGTCAAGCTCACCTTCTGA